A window of Oscillatoria sp. FACHB-1407 genomic DNA:
CCCCGTTGTCGCAATAGCGTGTCATACCCTTGAGGCAACTGCTCAATAAAACTAGCAACGTTCGTTTGCTCAGCGGCAGCCCGAATCGCTTCGATGGGATACTCTTCTCCCAATGTAATGTTGCTCTTGACGTCGCCTGCAAACAAAAAGCCATCTTGCAGAATGACTGCCATCCGTTGGCGCAACTCGACTTGAGGCAAATCACGAATATCGATGCCATCTAGCAAAATGCGCCCCTGCGTCACTTCATACAGTCGGCAGAGGAGGCGAATAATCGAGCTTTTGCCTGCCCCGGTCGGCCCTACCAATGCCACTTTTTCGCCCGGACGAATGATGAAGTTGAGGTCGCGTAACACAGGTTCATCGGGCTTGTAGCCAAACCAAACGCCATCAAAGCGAATTTCGCCTGCTGTACGAGGGGTTGCTGCTTCTACGTGGTCTGATCGCTCTGGATCGCGGATTTCGATTGGCTCATTGAGGATGTCACTGACTCGCTCTAATGCCGTGAATCCGGCTTGAATGGCGGTGAATTGCTCCGCAAACTCTCGCAGGGGGTCAAATAGGCGTTGAGCAAAGAGAATAAAGGATGCCAGAATCCCAAAGTTGAGGGCATCTTGCAGCACGAGCACGCCCCCCACCCAGAGCACAGCCGCGATCGCCGCCAGTGCTATCCATTCCAATGTGGCTGACACCGCAGAGTCATAGAAGATCGTCTTATCGACTTCAGTGACATAGCGTTGGTTGATTGTGCGATACAACTGAGAGTTAAACTGCTCCCGCCGAAAGAGTTGGACAACATTGATGCCAGTAATGTTTTCCTGCAAGGTGGAGTTCAGTGCCGATAGCTCCTCCCGTGCTCTGTAGTTGGCAGTGCGATATTGCCGCTGAAAGTAAACAATCAGCCCCGTCACCGGAATCAACAGGCTCACGAGCATCAGTGCCAGTTGCCATTGCAGCGTAAACATGGTGACTGTAATAACCACCATGGAGAACAGGTTGCCGACAATGCCGATCGCCCCTGTAGAGAACACATCGCCCAGCGCATCGACATCACTGGTGAGGCGAGTAATCAACCGTCCAACCGGAGTCCGGTCAAAAAATCGCGCAGCAAGGGAAGTGACGTGATAGAACAGGTCATCCCGAATATTGGCAGTGATGCGTTGCCCAA
This region includes:
- a CDS encoding ABC transporter ATP-binding protein, with the translated sequence MTSASSSNEERRPPRQTDWRLLRLLAPYARQNKRLLAIALVLLIPLSIAEAIQPILVGQAISLIRNEPVLWFLQGQTLASGLNLLVLLLIATIAVRLAVDGWQGYMVQKVGQRITANIRDDLFYHVTSLAARFFDRTPVGRLITRLTSDVDALGDVFSTGAIGIVGNLFSMVVITVTMFTLQWQLALMLVSLLIPVTGLIVYFQRQYRTANYRAREELSALNSTLQENITGINVVQLFRREQFNSQLYRTINQRYVTEVDKTIFYDSAVSATLEWIALAAIAAVLWVGGVLVLQDALNFGILASFILFAQRLFDPLREFAEQFTAIQAGFTALERVSDILNEPIEIRDPERSDHVEAATPRTAGEIRFDGVWFGYKPDEPVLRDLNFIIRPGEKVALVGPTGAGKSSIIRLLCRLYEVTQGRILLDGIDIRDLPQVELRQRMAVILQDGFLFAGDVKSNITLGEEYPIEAIRAAAEQTNVASFIEQLPQGYDTLLRQRGTNLSGGQKQLIAFARAAIRDPHILVLDEATANLDVGTEAMIQQALERLLVKRTAIIIAHRLSTIRSVDRILVLKQGQLIESGSHEELLDQGGLYASLYRLQMLEN